DNA from Aggregatimonas sangjinii:
CACCTACGTTGAAATCTCCGTCAGTAGCCAAAATCACCCTATTATTACCATGCCGTTTAAAGTTTTTCTGGGCAAGGTCATAGGCCAATTCAATACCTTCTCCCCCGGCTGTCGAACCTCCCGATTCCAAATTTTCCAAGGCTGTGAGTATCGCTTTCTTATCTGCGCCGGAGGTAGGGTTTAGAACAACCCCGGCAGCTCCGGCATAAACGACAATAGAAACCTTATCTTTTTCACGCAATTGATTTACAAGTAGTGCAAACGCCTTTTTCAAAAGCGGAAGTTTACTTTCCGAACCCATTGAACCCGAAACATCTATCAAAAAGGTTAGATTTGACGCAGGTAATCCAGCAGTCCCGTACTCCTTACCCTGAAGGCCGATCCGTACCAGTTTCGTATTCGAATTCCATGGGGTCACTGCAACATCGGTATGAATGGAAAAGGGGTGCCGGTCTTTTGGTTGGGAATATTCATAATCGAAATAATTGATCATCTCCTCTATTTTAACGGCTCCAGGAGTAACTTTCTGCCCGTTGTCTATCATTCTTCGGACATTGCTGTAAGAAGCTTTATCAACATCTATTGAAAAGGTAGACAATGGGCTCAAGAGAACTTGTTCAAATCTATTTTCGTTGATTCTGGCGTAGCTTTCATCATCCTCGACATTGTAATTACCGCTTTTGGTAGTGATGACAATACAACCATTTTTCCCGGAAATGCCAAATGTACGCTTGGCTTTAGACCTGTTGTAGATATGTCTTTTCTCGATATCATGCGGATTCATTTTCTCTATAATGGAATTGTTCGCTTGCGGTATAGGGGTACCATCAACGATATACAGTGTTTCGGCATTATCTTTTTGCCTTTCTGTACCTTTCGTGGAAATGGATTGTCTGGAAAGAATGTGCGAAGATGTGGCATGATTTTGTTTTTGCGCACCATATCCGACTACTACGATTTCTTCTAGCGCCTGCGCATCTTCCTGCATCCGTACATTGATTACCTTAGAATCGGCAATTTTGATATGCTCCGTCTTAAACCCAATATAGTTGAACAATAATACATCACCCTTAGATGCCTGAAGCTCGTAGTTCCCGTCAAAGTCGGTCAGGGTACCTGTTGTGGTTCCCTTTATCACAACATTTACACCTGGCAAGGGCCCGTTGCTATCGGTAACGTTACCAGTAATCTTAATCACTTGAGCTTGGCTCTGAAAGGCCATCATGGCAAATACGAATAATACGACTAGGTTTTTCATCTTTTGTGGTTTTAGTTGTTTCTTAAATAATTTGCTGCAGCGGTATTGGGCGCCACGGTGACCGATTCGATATCGGAAGGGTTAAGTGTATTCAGAATGGCTGCATCGTATTGAACGCCATCTACAATTACAAGAGTGTTGTCATCGCCGCGCATGCGGATACT
Protein-coding regions in this window:
- a CDS encoding vWA domain-containing protein codes for the protein MKNLVVLFVFAMMAFQSQAQVIKITGNVTDSNGPLPGVNVVIKGTTTGTLTDFDGNYELQASKGDVLLFNYIGFKTEHIKIADSKVINVRMQEDAQALEEIVVVGYGAQKQNHATSSHILSRQSISTKGTERQKDNAETLYIVDGTPIPQANNSIIEKMNPHDIEKRHIYNRSKAKRTFGISGKNGCIVITTKSGNYNVEDDESYARINENRFEQVLLSPLSTFSIDVDKASYSNVRRMIDNGQKVTPGAVKIEEMINYFDYEYSQPKDRHPFSIHTDVAVTPWNSNTKLVRIGLQGKEYGTAGLPASNLTFLIDVSGSMGSESKLPLLKKAFALLVNQLREKDKVSIVVYAGAAGVVLNPTSGADKKAILTALENLESGGSTAGGEGIELAYDLAQKNFKRHGNNRVILATDGDFNVGASSDMAMEELIEKKRKSGVFLSVLGFGMGNYKDSKLETLADKGNGNHFYIDTMQEAQKVFGKELGGTLHAIAKDVKIQVEFNPTHVQAYRLIGYENRMLAAEDFVDDSKDAGELGSGHRVTALYEVIPVGVKNEYTPDHIPLKYTDIQKKEGFSDELLTVKFRYKKPDGDKSIELISGVKNSVTELSEDFSFASAVALFGMHLRKSPYTNNSTINTVEELAEKGRGVDKYGYRAEFIRLVKAYNGSL